In the genome of Raphanus sativus cultivar WK10039 chromosome 4, ASM80110v3, whole genome shotgun sequence, one region contains:
- the LOC108855255 gene encoding uncharacterized protein LOC108855255 isoform X2 has translation MPPTLAPECNSFKWKIEVIDINGNIEGKMVTSKDIWKLQNSRVIVHFDEDSGQPIGESGSLLGSWLGQLSNDVNLLPINYSDWRLVNSHIKNKAWEVIQSKFWFDDPTMRKAYVMGALGSRCKDVKLRLWKEYKRDNLIETLQNRPEHIPENQWGHLVHMRFTEKWKKMQERNTENQKKHTMPHVCGRKSFPRRRNEIKIKTGKTPSRAEFFIVTRTKSNGNFVCEEAQNRAFNQALVAWWQKRYSCTVRHPGSSLGHNGFNIPFVWISFRDNWECGYPDTRIIKKKCD, from the exons ATATCAATGGAAACATAGAAGGCAAAATGGTTACATCTAAAGATATCTGGAAATTGCAAAACAGCAGAGTCATTGTGCATTTCGACGAAGATAGCGGCCAACCAATTGGAGAATCAGGAAGTTTGCTAGGATCATGGTTAGGTCAATTAAGTAATGATGTAAATTTGCTGCCAATTAATTACAGTGATTGGAGGTTGGTTAACTCTCACATAAAAAACAAGGCCTGGGAAGTAATTCAG TCCAAATTCTGGTTTGACGATCCGACGATGAGAAAAGCATATGTGATGGGTGCATTAGGTAGCAGATGCAAAGACGTTAAATTACGCCTCTGGAAAGAGTACAAACGAGATAATCTGATTGAAACGTTGCAGAACCGACCTGAGCATATTCCTGAGAATCAGTGGGGTCACTTAGTTCACATGAGATTTACTGAAAAATGGAAG AAAATGCAAGAGAGGAATAcagaaaatcaaaagaaacataCAATGCCTCATGTATGTGGAAGAAAGAGTTTTCCTAGGAGAAGAAATGAGATC aaaatCAAGACTGGAAAAACACCAAGCCGAGCAGAGTTTTTCATCGTAACTCGTACAAAATCTAATGGGAACTTTGTCTGTGAAGAAGCCCAAAACCGAGCG TTTAACCAAGCGCTTGTAGCTTGGTGGCaaaagaggtacagctgtactgTCCGTCATCCGGGTTCGAGTCTTGgccacaacggatttaacatccctTTCGTCTGGATCTCTTTCAGGGATAATTGGGAATGTGGCTACCCAGATAccagaattatcaaaaaaaaatgtgactAA
- the LOC130511730 gene encoding uncharacterized protein LOC130511730, whose protein sequence is MNLRSRGTTNLTPLVSDIRALERENTRRRREEEQQAHFNRLGFDMAHHQNPNQDREIPLEAAQEGYGQGAANLRPQHPQRQARAIGTYDRPHIHGHMLGIRAPAVENNNFEIKSGLLNTIENNKYHGLATEDPFDHLDKFDSYCGLSKTNGVSEDALKLRLFPFSLGDKARQWEKSLPSDSITTWDECKEAFLDKFFSISRTAKIRNEISGFQQRNLESFSEAWERFKGYQAHCPHHGFSKESLLSTFYRRAIPQCRNRLDTASNGFFFGRNEVDAEELIENMAKSDSVYSEDHDRVNRSDDQQTKKELKSLEEKLDLLLANKAKLDQMKSVGEQQQKQVAEIKKIDGLEGHEEVCFINNNGTWYRKEPNFQYQNNYQQKPLYNNQQGGYQSNQPTQARGSSSQAQVPSSTTESMFKQILEAQGKFAKDIGDEFKAVHAKIDGTYSDLNNKYMQLASHVKALESQVASLPSTSKQPMGTLPGKAEANPREHCNVLLSSDTSQVANYKREVDEIERLVFGTEIEQVEHVVVATAESKIVQEADRIVAAKVEQSREHKAEKPVERRSDQRLNVVKQEDTEVELSPYDKLLFPERFLTKAQKKVVSKFRKDLSDIGVRLPEIHNMQAAHVQMMLIKDILDHQAEVAELLDISTLKLDPPIPPKSLPKLGHQGMFTLPCSLGKLNFDDALVDSGASVNVISLEVMKSLGIEHMLQDTSTLQFGDSSSTTPIGIIKDFPLKLGACTIPIDLTVLKMETGKIVPLILGTPFLTTVGACIDFANNKVTLLNVNKAVSYPLQSPKLKPEYCGTITCGVSSIEKTKAELSGIENEVLGEESPKEKCDEHLESAPKEEVSEATKASHNKKKIVKESHPPPLEKTLHTLTLHPMKLKDGAIEYKIKCKGRSKPFSSARAIITPQLQNDPIKLQELLSQVLTITLEGGKDPPSH, encoded by the coding sequence atgaacttgagaagtagagggactacaaacctcactcctctagtatcagacatccgggctttggaaagagagaatacaagaagaaggagagaagaggagcaacaggctcatttcaacagattgggttttgatatggctcaccaTCAGAACCCGAATCAAGATAGAGAGATCCCCTTGGAAGCTGCCCAAGAGGGatatggtcaaggagctgccaaccttcgaccacaacacccacagcgccaagctcgcgctattggaacctatgatcgccctcacattcatggtcatatgttgggaatcagagcacctgctgtagagaacaacaactttgagatcaagtcaggactgctcaacaccattgagaacaacaagtatcatggtcttgCTACTGAAGATCCTTTTGACCACTTGGACAAGTTTGATAGCTACTGTGGTTTGTCCAAGACCAATGGAGTGTCAGAAGATGCTTTAAAGCTCAGGCTCTTTCCTTTCTCTCTGGGAGACAAGGCAagacagtgggagaagtctctccCAAGCGACTCTATCACTACTTGGGATGAGTGCAAGGAAGCCTTTCTAGACaagttcttctccatctccaggACAGCTAAGATCAGGAATGAGATCTCTGGGTTTCAGCAGAGGAACTTAGAAAGTTTCAGTGAAGCATGGGAGAGGTTCAAAGGCTACCAAGCTCATTGCCCACACCATGGCTTCTCCAAAGAAAGCTTGTTGAGTACCTTCTACAGGAGAGCTATACCACAGTGTAGAAACAGACTTGATACAGCCAGCAATGGATTCTTTTTTGGCAGAAACGAGgtggatgcagaggagctgatAGAGAACATGGCCAAGAGTGATTCAGTATACAGTGAGGATCATGATAGAGTCAACAGAAGTGATGATCAGCAGACCAAGAAAGAGCTCAAGTCTTTGGAAGAGAAGCTGGACCTACTTCTTGCCAACAAAGCTAAGCTGGATCAGATGAAATCAGTTGGGGAACAGCAACAAAAGCAGGTTGCTGAGATCAAGAAGATTGATGGCTTGGAAGGACATGAAGAGGTGTGctttatcaacaacaatggaACTTGGTATAGGAAAGAGCCCAACTTTCAATACCAAAACAACTACCAGCAAAAGCCCCTCTACAACAACCAACAAGGTGGTTATCAAAGCAACCAGCCTACTCAAGCTAGAGGAAGCTCTTCTCAAGCTCAAGTTCCAAGTTCAACCACGGAATCTATGTTCAAACAAATCCTAGAAGCTCAAGGGAAATTTGCTAAAGACATTGGAGATGAgttcaaggctgttcatgccaAGATTGATGGAACTTATTCTGACCTCAACAACAAGTACATGCAACTTGCCTCTCACGTCAAAGCTTTAGAGAGCCAGGTTGCTTCTTTGCCTTCAACCTCCAAGCAGCCTATGGGAACCCTACCAGGGAAAGCAGAGGCAAACCCAAGAGAACATTGCAATGTTCTCCTCTCTAGTGACACTTCTCAGGTCGCCAACTACAAGAGagaggtagatgagattgaAAGATTGGTGTTTGGAACTGAAATTGAACAGGTTGAGCATGTGGTTGTTGCAACAGCTGAGTCCAAGATTGTGCAAGAAGCTGACAGGATAGTTGCAGCAAAGGTTGAGCAGAGCAGAGAgcacaaggctgagaaaccAGTTGAGAGAAGATCTGATCAGAGGCTGAATGTGGTGAAGCAGGAAGACACTGAGGTTGAGCTATCCCCCTATGACAAGCTCCTTTTTCCAGAGAGATTCCTCACCAAAGCTCAAAAGAAGGTGGTCTCCAAATTCAGAAAAGACTTGAGTGATATTGGAGTAAGGCTTCCAGAGATTCACAACATGCAAGCTGCTCATGTCCAGATGATGCTCATCAAAGACATTCTAGACCACCAAGCTGAAGTAGCAGAGCTCCTGGACATCTCTACACTCAAGCTTGATCCACCAATCCCACCCAAGTCCCTCCCTAAACTAGGACACCAAGGGATGTTCACTTTGCCTTGTTCCCTTGGAAAGCTTAACTTTGATGATGCTCTAGtggattctggtgcaagtgtgaatgtgatctcaCTTGAGGTGATGAAGAGTCTAGGGATTGAGCACATGCTACAAGACACATCCACGCTCCAATTTGGGGATTCCTCATCTACAACCCCAATTGGTATCATCAAGGATTTCCCTTTGAAGCTTGGAGCATGCACCATCCCTATAGACCTCACTGTTTTGAAGATGGAAACTGGGAAGATAGTCCCATTGATCCTTGGCACTCCATTCCTCACAACAGTGGGAGCTTGCATAGACTTCGCCAACAACAAAGTCACACTCCTAAATGTGAACAAAGCTGTCTCCTACCCTCTTCAATCACCTAAGTTGAAACCTGAGTATTGTGGCACAATAACTTGTGGAGTATCCTCCATTGAGAAGACAAAGGCTGAGCTGAGTGGTATTGAGAATGAGGTTCTTGGTGAAGAGTCCCCTAAGGAGAAGTGTGatgagcacttggaaagtgctCCAAAGGAAGAGGTGAGTGAAGCCACAAAGGCCtcccataacaagaagaagattgtGAAGGAATCTCACCCTCCACCTCTTGAGAAGACTCTTCACACCCTCACTCTCCACCCAATGAAACTCAAGGATGGAGCTATTGAGTATAAGATCAAGTGCAAGGGAAGGTCTaagccattctcaagtgcaagggCCATCATCACTCCTCAGCTTCAAAATGATCCCATCAAGCTCCAAGAGCTACTCTCTCAggtcctcaccatcactcttgaaggtgggaaggatcctccttctcactag
- the LOC108836715 gene encoding sedoheptulose-1,7-bisphosphatase, chloroplastic-like — MLADKLLFEALQYSHVCKYACSEEVSELQDMGGPVEGGFSVAFDPLDGSSIVETNFTVGTIFGVWPGDKLTGVTGGDQVAAAMGIYGPRPLMFWLLKGFQELMSSCVLDEGKWQHVKETTEINEGKMFSPGNLRATFDNSEYSKLIDYYVKEKYTLRYTGGMVPDVNQIIVKEKGIFTNVTSPTAKPKLRLLFKVAPLGLLIENAGGFSSDGYKSVLDKTIVNLDDRTQVAYGSNLKERDHPLRKSPLRNIKTQ, encoded by the exons ATGCTCGCTGATAAGCTTCTCTTTGAG gcTTTGCAATACTCGCATGTGTGTAAGTACGCTTGCTCTGAAGAAGTGTCTGAGCTTCAAGACATGGGAGGTCCAGTGGAAGGTGGGTTTAGCGTAGCATTTGATCCATTGGATGGATCGAGCATTGTGGAGACAAACTTCACTGTGGGAACCATATTTGGGGTTTGGCCTGGTGACAAGTTAACCGGAGTGACGGGAGGAGATCAAGTGGCTGCAGCTATGGGAATCTATGGTCCAAGACCACTTATGTTTTGGCTGTTAAAGGGTTTCCAGGAACTCATGAGTTCTTGCGTCTTAGATGAAG GTAAATGGCAGCATGTTAAGGAGACAACAGAGATTAATGAAGGGAAAATGTTCTCACCGGGAAACTTGAGAGCCACGTTTGACAATTCTGAATACAgcaag CTGATTGATTATTACGTGAAAGAGAAGTACACACTGCGATACACAGGTGGAATGGTTCCTGACGTTAACCAG ATAATTGTTAAGGAGAAAGGAATCTTCACGAACGTGACTTCTCCAACGGCTAAGCCAAAGTTGAGACTCTTGTTCAAAGTGGCTCCTCTTGGCTTGCTCATTGAGAATGCTGGTGGATTCAGCAGTGATGGATACAAGTCTGTGCTGGACAAGACCATCGTCAATCTCGATGATAGAACTCAAGTTGCTTATGGCTCAAACCTCAAAGAACGAGATCATCCGCTTCGAAAAAGCCCTTTACGGAACATCAAGACTCAATAA
- the LOC108851200 gene encoding putative F-box protein At1g47730, translating to MKRQVEKAPKNTRKRRRRRQSSPSVKPTPSLPLDLISQIFLKLPAKAVARSRSVSKLWSTITTDPYFISNFETQPRLLLYFKGRGDKLFVFSLSQHNDQNIPNESYSYYSSDQPIHSYHMDYPKHISFISKQKTESVHGLICFQKSAKPIVWNPNPNVRKFLYLPRPDTSWKKGIIAFLGYDPIDCVHKVVCMPLGEEASDECRVLTLGSSNKNYSWRRIRTNCTHRPFVYGQCIDGVLYYQAQLGGGSGSGRAIMRFDVRSEKLYVIRLPWDGYWEMRIITYERRFACVGSIGNSISMWVLEDAEKLKWSNHIFLPLSHYDQVLGVNFKLMGSSDESGELIYVQTKLFESFHVIYIHPKRKTFRKVEYRGIVDDEFRKLHGLGEGRMRGLQVFPNHIETLLSY from the coding sequence ATGAAGCGACAAGTAGAGAAGGCCCCAAAAAATacgagaaaaagaagaagaagacgacaatCTTCACCGTCGGTAAAACCAACACCGTCCTTACCTCTCGATCTAATCTCCCAGATATTCTTAAAGCTGCCTGCAAAAGCTGTCGCTAGGTCTCGTTCTGTTTCGAAGCTTTGGTCCACAATCACCACCGACCCATATTTCATCAGCAATTTCGAAACTCAACCGAGGCTCCTACTATATTTCAAAGGACGTGGTGATAAGCTCTTTGTCTTCTCGCTTTCTCAACATAATGATCAGAATATTCCTAACGAGTCCTATTCCTATTACTCTTCTGATCAGCCTATTCATAGCTACCATATGGACTACCCAAAACATATTTCCTTCATCTCTAAACAAAAAACTGAGTCGGTTCATGGCTTGATCTGCTTTCAGAAATCAGCAAAACCCATAGTGTGGAACCctaaccctaacgtgaggaagtTTTTGTATCTACCTAGACCAGACACGAGCTGGAAGAAGGGTATAATCGCCTTTTTAGGATACGATCCAATAGATTGTGTACACAAAGTAGTGTGCATGCCTTTGGGTGAGGAAGCATCGGATGAGTGTAGGGTTTTGACGTTGGGATCATCCAACAAAAACTACTCATGGAGAAGGATAAGAACCAATTGTACTCATCGGCCTTTTGTTTATGGACAGTGTATCGACGGTGTTCTATACTATCAAGCCCAACTTGGTGGTGGTTCTGGCTCAGGACGAGCAATCATGAGGTTTGATGTAAGATCTGAAAAGCTGTATGTGATAAGACTTCCATGGGATGGATATTGGGAGATGAGGATAATAACTTATGAAAGAAGGTTTGCTTGTGTTGGTTCCATTGGGAATAGTATTTCAATGTGGGTTTTGGAGGATGCAGAGAAGCTCAAATGGTCGAATCATATCTTTTTACCTCTTTCTCACTATGATCAGGTTTTGGGGGTAAACTTTAAACTGATGGGTAGCAGTGATGAGTCCGGTGAGTTGATTTACGTGCAGACCAAGCTATTCGAATCTTTTCATGTCATATATATTCATCCGAAGAGAAAGACGTTTAGGAAGGTTGAATATAGAGGAATTGTGGATGATGAATTTAGGAAACTCCATGGACTTGGAGAGGGGCGTATGCGTGGGCTCCAAGTTTTCCCCAATCACATTGAAACTCTTTTGTCTTActga
- the LOC108849180 gene encoding protein LONG AFTER FAR-RED 3 isoform X1 yields MNRFVVVSAAVFLLISVAYLPLLNELYWSTLTSLIPPVRVVADLLVTNGTIFTSDKSLPFADSMAIRNGRILKVGTFTSLKELLGDGTVEVNLEGKVVVPGLIDSHVHLISGGLQMAQVGLRGVSQKEEFCNMVKEAVQNAKEGSWILGGGWNNDFWGGELPSASWIDEISPHNPVWLVRMDGHMALANSLTLKIAGVTSLTEDPVGGTIMRLPSGEPTGLLIDSAMELVTSFVKEVSVDERREALLRASKYALTRGVTTVVDVGRYYPGTTDELSWNDFQDVYLWADSAKKMMIRTCLFFPITTWSRLSDLKLEKGAVLSEWLYLGGVKAFIDGSLGSNSALFYEEYIDTPNNHGLEVMDPEILSNLTMSADKSGLQVAIHAIGDKANDMILDMYESVAAANGERDRRFRIEHAQHLAPGSSARFGQHHIVASVQPDHLLDDADTAPKKLGFDRAEKESYLFQSLLNGNALVAFGSDWPVADINPLHSIRTAVKRIAPKWDHAWIPSECISFTDALTAHTISAARAAFLDHHLGSLSPGKLADFVILSTSSWDVFSKDGSASVLATYVGGKQVHP; encoded by the exons ATGAACCGCTTCGTCGTCGTTTCAGCTGCCGTCTTCCTCCTCATCTCCGTCGCGTATCTTCCTCTCCTCAACGAACTAT ATTGGTCAACTCTAACATCTCTTATACCACCGGTTCGAGTCGTCGCCGACTTGCTAGTCACGAATGGAACAATCTTCACCAGCGACAAATCTTTACCCTTTGCCGATTCCATGGCCATTCGCAACGGCAGGATACTCAAAGTTGGAACCTTTACCTCTCTCAAG GAACTTTTAGGAGATGGGACTGTGGAGGTGAATCTGGAAGGGAAGGTCGTAGTGCCTGGACTTATTGATTCACATGTTCATTTGATCTCTGGGGGGCTTCAG ATGGCACAAGTTGGACTCAGAGGAGTGAGTCAAAAAGAAGAGTTTTGCAATATGGTGAAAGAAGCAGTGCAGA ATGCAAAAGAAGGCTCATGGATTCTTGGTGGTGGATGGAACAATGATTTCTGGGGAGGAGAGTTGCCCTCTGCGTCATGGATTGATGAAATCTCACCTCATAATCCT GTTTGGTTGGTTAGGATGGATGGTCATATGGCTTTGGCGAATTCTCTCACGCTTAAGATTGCTGGTGTTACCAGTTTAACCGAAGATCCAGTTGGTGGAACTATAATGAGACTGCCTAGTGGCg AGCCTACAGGTCTTTTGATAGATTCTGCGATGGAGCTTGTGACTTCCTTTGTTAAAGAAGTCTCGGTGGATGAACGTAGAGAAGCACTTCTTAGAGCTAGCAAGTATGCTTTGACTAGAGGCGTGACAACTGTTGTTGATGTTGGAAGATACTATCCTGGCACTACAGATGAGCTCTCCTGGAATGACTTTCAAG ATGTCTATCTATGGGCTGATTCagcgaagaagatgatgataagGACTTGCTTGTTTTTCCCAATCACCACATGGTCACGTTTATCG GATCTGAAGCTTGAGAAGGGAGCTGTACTGAGTGAATGGTTGTACCTCGGTGGCGTCAAAGCCTTTATTGATGGCTCTCTAGGTTCCAACAGTGCACTTTTCTACGAGGAATATATTGACACACCTAACAATCATGGGTTAGAAGTGATGGATCCTGAGATACTTTCAAACCTCACAATGTCAGCAGACAAGTCAGGGCTTCAG GTTGCTATCCATGCTATAGGAGACAAAGCAAATGACATGATTCTAGACATGTACGAATCCGTTGCTGCAGCCAATGGAGAACGAGATAGAAGATTTAGG ATTGAGCATGCTCAACATTTAGCACCAGGATCTTCTGCTCGGTTTGGTCAACATCACATTGTAGCCTCAGTGCAA CCAGATCATTTGCTTGACGATGCTGATACTGCTCCTAAGAAACTGGGTTTTGATAGAGCTGAAAAGGAGTCTTATCTATTTCAATCTCTCTTAAACGGGAATGCACTTGTGGCATTTGGTTCAGACTGGCCT GTGGCAGACATTAACCCGTTGCACAGTATCAGAACCGCGGTGAAAAGAATAGCTCCCAAGTGGGATCACGCTTGGATACCATCCGAATGCATCTCTTTTACCGATGCCTTGACTGC GCATACGATATCAGCAGCAAGAGCAGCCTTTCTTGATCATCACTTGGGGTCTTTATCTCCAGGGAAGCTTGCGGATTTTGTAATATTGTCGACAAGTTCGTGGGACGTGTTCTCCAAAGACGGCTCTGCTTCGGTTTTGGCAACGTATGTAGGAGGCAAGCAAGTGCATCCATGA
- the LOC108849180 gene encoding protein LONG AFTER FAR-RED 3 isoform X3: MNRFVVVSAAVFLLISVAYLPLLNELYWSTLTSLIPPVRVVADLLVTNGTIFTSDKSLPFADSMAIRNGRILKVGTFTSLKELLGDGTVEVNLEGKVVVPGLIDSHVHLISGGLQMAQVGLRGVSQKEEFCNMVKEAVQNAKEGSWILGGGWNNDFWGGELPSASWIDEISPHNPVWLVRMDGHMALANSLTLKIAGVTSLTEDPVGGTIMRLPSGEPTGLLIDSAMELVTSFVKEVSVDERREALLRASKYALTRGVTTVVDVGRYYPGTTDELSWNDFQDVYLWADSAKKMMIRTCLFFPITTWSRLSDLKLEKGAVLSEWLYLGGVKAFIDGSLGSNSALFYEEYIDTPNNHGLEVMDPEILSNLTMSADKSGLQVAIHAIGDKANDMILDMYESVAAANGERDRRFRIEHAQHLAPGSSARFGQHHIVASVQIICLTMLILLLRNWVLIELKRSLIYFNLS, from the exons ATGAACCGCTTCGTCGTCGTTTCAGCTGCCGTCTTCCTCCTCATCTCCGTCGCGTATCTTCCTCTCCTCAACGAACTAT ATTGGTCAACTCTAACATCTCTTATACCACCGGTTCGAGTCGTCGCCGACTTGCTAGTCACGAATGGAACAATCTTCACCAGCGACAAATCTTTACCCTTTGCCGATTCCATGGCCATTCGCAACGGCAGGATACTCAAAGTTGGAACCTTTACCTCTCTCAAG GAACTTTTAGGAGATGGGACTGTGGAGGTGAATCTGGAAGGGAAGGTCGTAGTGCCTGGACTTATTGATTCACATGTTCATTTGATCTCTGGGGGGCTTCAG ATGGCACAAGTTGGACTCAGAGGAGTGAGTCAAAAAGAAGAGTTTTGCAATATGGTGAAAGAAGCAGTGCAGA ATGCAAAAGAAGGCTCATGGATTCTTGGTGGTGGATGGAACAATGATTTCTGGGGAGGAGAGTTGCCCTCTGCGTCATGGATTGATGAAATCTCACCTCATAATCCT GTTTGGTTGGTTAGGATGGATGGTCATATGGCTTTGGCGAATTCTCTCACGCTTAAGATTGCTGGTGTTACCAGTTTAACCGAAGATCCAGTTGGTGGAACTATAATGAGACTGCCTAGTGGCg AGCCTACAGGTCTTTTGATAGATTCTGCGATGGAGCTTGTGACTTCCTTTGTTAAAGAAGTCTCGGTGGATGAACGTAGAGAAGCACTTCTTAGAGCTAGCAAGTATGCTTTGACTAGAGGCGTGACAACTGTTGTTGATGTTGGAAGATACTATCCTGGCACTACAGATGAGCTCTCCTGGAATGACTTTCAAG ATGTCTATCTATGGGCTGATTCagcgaagaagatgatgataagGACTTGCTTGTTTTTCCCAATCACCACATGGTCACGTTTATCG GATCTGAAGCTTGAGAAGGGAGCTGTACTGAGTGAATGGTTGTACCTCGGTGGCGTCAAAGCCTTTATTGATGGCTCTCTAGGTTCCAACAGTGCACTTTTCTACGAGGAATATATTGACACACCTAACAATCATGGGTTAGAAGTGATGGATCCTGAGATACTTTCAAACCTCACAATGTCAGCAGACAAGTCAGGGCTTCAG GTTGCTATCCATGCTATAGGAGACAAAGCAAATGACATGATTCTAGACATGTACGAATCCGTTGCTGCAGCCAATGGAGAACGAGATAGAAGATTTAGG ATTGAGCATGCTCAACATTTAGCACCAGGATCTTCTGCTCGGTTTGGTCAACATCACATTGTAGCCTCAGTGCAA ATCATTTGCTTGACGATGCTGATACTGCTCCTAAGAAACTGGGTTTTGATAGAGCTGAAAAGGAGTCTTATCTATTTCAATCTCTCTTAA
- the LOC108849180 gene encoding protein LONG AFTER FAR-RED 3 isoform X2: MNRFVVVSAAVFLLISVAYLPLLNELYWSTLTSLIPPVRVVADLLVTNGTIFTSDKSLPFADSMAIRNGRILKVGTFTSLKELLGDGTVEVNLEGKVVVPGLIDSHVHLISGGLQMAQVGLRGVSQKEEFCNMVKEAVQNAKEGSWILGGGWNNDFWGGELPSASWIDEISPHNPVWLVRMDGHMALANSLTLKIAGVTSLTEDPVGGTIMRLPSGEPTGLLIDSAMELVTSFVKEVSVDERREALLRASKYALTRGVTTVVDVGRYYPGTTDELSWNDFQDVYLWADSAKKMMIRTCLFFPITTWSRLSDLKLEKGAVLSEWLYLGGVKAFIDGSLGSNSALFYEEYIDTPNNHGLEVMDPEILSNLTMSADKSGLQVAIHAIGDKANDMILDMYESVAAANGERDRRFRIEHAQHLAPGSSARFGQHHIVASVQALLNSQIICLTMLILLLRNWVLIELKRSLIYFNLS, translated from the exons ATGAACCGCTTCGTCGTCGTTTCAGCTGCCGTCTTCCTCCTCATCTCCGTCGCGTATCTTCCTCTCCTCAACGAACTAT ATTGGTCAACTCTAACATCTCTTATACCACCGGTTCGAGTCGTCGCCGACTTGCTAGTCACGAATGGAACAATCTTCACCAGCGACAAATCTTTACCCTTTGCCGATTCCATGGCCATTCGCAACGGCAGGATACTCAAAGTTGGAACCTTTACCTCTCTCAAG GAACTTTTAGGAGATGGGACTGTGGAGGTGAATCTGGAAGGGAAGGTCGTAGTGCCTGGACTTATTGATTCACATGTTCATTTGATCTCTGGGGGGCTTCAG ATGGCACAAGTTGGACTCAGAGGAGTGAGTCAAAAAGAAGAGTTTTGCAATATGGTGAAAGAAGCAGTGCAGA ATGCAAAAGAAGGCTCATGGATTCTTGGTGGTGGATGGAACAATGATTTCTGGGGAGGAGAGTTGCCCTCTGCGTCATGGATTGATGAAATCTCACCTCATAATCCT GTTTGGTTGGTTAGGATGGATGGTCATATGGCTTTGGCGAATTCTCTCACGCTTAAGATTGCTGGTGTTACCAGTTTAACCGAAGATCCAGTTGGTGGAACTATAATGAGACTGCCTAGTGGCg AGCCTACAGGTCTTTTGATAGATTCTGCGATGGAGCTTGTGACTTCCTTTGTTAAAGAAGTCTCGGTGGATGAACGTAGAGAAGCACTTCTTAGAGCTAGCAAGTATGCTTTGACTAGAGGCGTGACAACTGTTGTTGATGTTGGAAGATACTATCCTGGCACTACAGATGAGCTCTCCTGGAATGACTTTCAAG ATGTCTATCTATGGGCTGATTCagcgaagaagatgatgataagGACTTGCTTGTTTTTCCCAATCACCACATGGTCACGTTTATCG GATCTGAAGCTTGAGAAGGGAGCTGTACTGAGTGAATGGTTGTACCTCGGTGGCGTCAAAGCCTTTATTGATGGCTCTCTAGGTTCCAACAGTGCACTTTTCTACGAGGAATATATTGACACACCTAACAATCATGGGTTAGAAGTGATGGATCCTGAGATACTTTCAAACCTCACAATGTCAGCAGACAAGTCAGGGCTTCAG GTTGCTATCCATGCTATAGGAGACAAAGCAAATGACATGATTCTAGACATGTACGAATCCGTTGCTGCAGCCAATGGAGAACGAGATAGAAGATTTAGG ATTGAGCATGCTCAACATTTAGCACCAGGATCTTCTGCTCGGTTTGGTCAACATCACATTGTAGCCTCAGTGCAA GCTCTCTTGAACAGCCAGATCATTTGCTTGACGATGCTGATACTGCTCCTAAGAAACTGGGTTTTGATAGAGCTGAAAAGGAGTCTTATCTATTTCAATCTCTCTTAA